A genomic segment from Halobaculum sp. MBLA0147 encodes:
- a CDS encoding AAA family ATPase: MSSTTASSGIEPTLSRVIEHFAKIRLQQAEGALPLGEVTADAVAVIERSPENIRKLIEKDNRITVRDGNIISVSVVGQTPQIVREYLGESVNTLDTEQLIPDDAQLPAGTLDSFNSYEEIAQESDAVLFETILSRVDDLASDPSYDFDFLTEAEQEDLEEADEFDSALRVVHTDHADIADLSPTLTTSKAKKLQNSIDTDAQFDMSHVADLKQAAEKRRPSVPDVVADTIEPLDNADDPHRRAAATVTDIEEESSSVGLPKASTDTSVRADMPEAVYTTVGTDRTEGERRTNLTVLEDKDYDRIPAPAPKASRGQPEIPVDDDGDPVPPAVPTDPELGVPVDEFVANKLGRDTPIRLVGPHGAGKNYLLKWIAFQTNRGYRSIDVDKATVPDDLFGPRSLDEDGVVVSRDGPVKRGLLNGDLVVINEFPVMQSGAAIALHRLLNEGQLLIKSHGDLVEPHREARIAITMNPPTREYQGSEEMNAATRDRFATAHVPYLQDVQREADVLERQLPVGARRVDRDTIENIVEFAHRTRTNDRMPTLSTRSLTVLLENVIDGVTPQAAVKNQLRAVAGPRQNPEEHFEAVESTV; the protein is encoded by the coding sequence ATGTCGAGTACAACCGCCAGCAGCGGCATTGAGCCGACTCTGAGCCGTGTGATCGAACACTTCGCCAAGATCCGTCTGCAGCAGGCTGAAGGAGCCTTGCCACTTGGTGAAGTGACGGCCGATGCAGTGGCCGTGATTGAACGCTCGCCGGAAAACATCCGCAAGCTCATCGAGAAGGACAATCGCATCACCGTGCGAGACGGCAACATCATCTCCGTTTCCGTGGTGGGCCAGACGCCTCAAATCGTCCGTGAGTACCTCGGCGAGAGTGTCAACACCCTCGACACCGAGCAGCTGATCCCCGACGATGCACAGCTTCCGGCCGGCACGCTCGACAGTTTCAACTCGTACGAGGAGATCGCACAGGAGTCGGATGCCGTCCTATTCGAGACGATTCTCAGCCGCGTCGACGACCTCGCCAGCGATCCCTCCTACGACTTCGACTTCCTCACCGAAGCAGAACAGGAAGACCTTGAAGAGGCAGACGAATTCGACTCTGCACTTCGCGTCGTCCATACCGACCACGCGGACATCGCCGACCTGTCGCCGACGCTGACCACGTCGAAAGCAAAGAAACTCCAGAACAGTATCGACACGGACGCACAGTTCGACATGTCCCACGTAGCCGACCTGAAGCAAGCCGCCGAGAAACGACGGCCGTCAGTCCCGGATGTTGTTGCCGACACAATCGAACCACTCGACAACGCAGACGACCCGCACAGAAGGGCCGCCGCCACAGTCACCGACATCGAGGAAGAGAGCAGTTCAGTCGGCCTTCCGAAGGCCTCCACAGACACCTCGGTGCGTGCGGACATGCCCGAGGCCGTGTACACCACCGTCGGCACAGACCGGACCGAAGGGGAACGTCGAACGAACCTCACTGTACTCGAGGACAAAGACTACGACCGCATTCCGGCGCCAGCGCCGAAGGCCAGTCGCGGCCAGCCGGAGATTCCCGTTGACGACGACGGCGACCCGGTTCCACCGGCGGTCCCGACCGATCCGGAACTCGGTGTGCCGGTGGACGAGTTCGTCGCGAACAAACTCGGCCGCGACACGCCTATCCGCCTAGTCGGCCCACACGGAGCGGGGAAGAACTACCTGCTGAAGTGGATCGCCTTCCAGACGAATCGTGGCTATCGAAGTATCGACGTCGACAAAGCCACGGTGCCGGACGACCTGTTCGGCCCGCGATCACTCGACGAAGACGGTGTCGTTGTCTCTCGCGACGGCCCAGTGAAGCGAGGCCTCCTGAACGGCGACCTCGTCGTCATCAACGAGTTCCCCGTGATGCAGAGTGGTGCTGCAATCGCGCTCCACCGGCTCCTGAACGAAGGCCAACTGCTGATCAAGTCGCACGGTGACCTGGTGGAGCCGCACAGAGAAGCACGAATCGCCATCACGATGAACCCGCCGACGCGGGAGTACCAGGGGTCCGAAGAGATGAACGCAGCAACGCGAGACCGGTTCGCAACCGCGCACGTCCCTTACCTGCAGGACGTACAGCGCGAGGCAGACGTGCTCGAACGACAGTTGCCAGTCGGCGCGCGGCGCGTGGACCGCGACACGATCGAGAACATCGTCGAGTTCGCCCACCGAACGCGGACGAACGACCGAATGCCAACGCTCTCAACGCGGTCGCTGACGGTTCTCCTCGAAAACGTGATCGACGGGGTGACACCGCAGGCCGCGGTGAAGAACCAGTTGCGGGCTGTCGCTGGTCCCCGCCAGAACCCCGAGGAGCACTTCGAGGCCGTCGAGAGTACGGTCTAG